The following are encoded together in the Arcticibacterium luteifluviistationis genome:
- a CDS encoding helix-turn-helix domain-containing protein, whose translation MESIKTYLPLSNLEAKELLSREETAKLLQINLSTLWSWTKKGKLTSYGIGSKVYYKYSEIINKSLRPLN comes from the coding sequence ATGGAATCAATTAAAACTTATTTACCTCTATCAAACCTTGAAGCTAAAGAACTCCTTTCAAGGGAGGAAACAGCGAAACTACTTCAGATAAATTTGTCCACTCTCTGGTCATGGACAAAAAAAGGAAAGCTCACCAGCTACGGAATTGGAAGCAAAGTATACTACAAATACTCTGAGATAATTAACAAATCACTAAGACCTCTAAACTAG
- a CDS encoding rolling circle replication-associated protein → MRKQIGLFENGIKPQPYESNELSKVASSRIKASETSLGGRVLGHYETIAKLKSQSITVVDVFRPEGNRKFNNPKRVDNLIQNTGSAYNGFLSPATKRRIDEMLCQWLTAIELNVNLKKQKWEVNADKILPTFVTLTLPAPQVNSDNDIKQKVLKPFLEWLKEDSNSYYLRGGMSGKQKGFGVRGFFWRAEPQKNGNIHFHILVDRFVPWKRIRQKWNECCDRLGYVYYYSLLRRDYFANGFIVNKKKLFRDCKTLKTIADNALVTRKIPERVNPLFRKYLEVLVKYGKPLTKKYIIASAKEIQRIAYEKGLAEGFRNPNSTDIHPIQNLNSITSYVIKYCTKKPKEIPLKDNQEIKYNESLRRDCVYTYEVIKDDLTGKLEKKEVGFDIYRPVFEERKVNGKLWGCAEVLKGSKVKDDEEVVTADDGKKYILKKGETFLENKDSAKALERKPFYQLKYLTSIVRERVVYAPENRNQSPITSECQIVSQAFHDYLEEIISKIGYDIINRLSNNVGPFFEKMQGKIIPLLIEKLGFKSEKSGRNSIVKHSDILEKYSPELYEEYLLHHNHIFNCIYGKAA, encoded by the coding sequence ATGAGAAAACAAATTGGCTTATTCGAGAATGGAATTAAACCTCAACCATACGAATCTAATGAGTTAAGTAAAGTGGCTAGTTCACGAATTAAAGCTAGTGAAACGTCTTTAGGTGGGAGGGTATTGGGTCACTATGAGACAATTGCAAAACTTAAGAGTCAAAGCATTACGGTCGTCGATGTTTTTAGGCCAGAAGGGAATAGGAAGTTCAATAATCCTAAAAGAGTGGATAACCTTATCCAAAACACTGGTTCAGCTTATAATGGTTTTCTTTCTCCTGCAACCAAAAGGCGTATTGATGAAATGTTATGTCAATGGCTAACAGCTATTGAGTTGAATGTAAATCTGAAGAAGCAAAAATGGGAAGTAAACGCAGATAAAATTCTTCCAACGTTTGTTACGCTTACTTTACCTGCTCCTCAGGTTAACAGTGATAACGATATCAAACAAAAGGTTTTAAAACCATTTTTAGAGTGGCTTAAAGAGGACTCCAATAGCTATTATCTACGAGGGGGAATGAGTGGTAAACAAAAAGGTTTTGGTGTAAGAGGATTTTTTTGGAGAGCTGAGCCTCAAAAAAACGGTAATATACATTTTCACATTTTAGTAGACCGTTTTGTGCCTTGGAAAAGAATACGTCAAAAATGGAATGAATGCTGCGATAGGCTTGGTTACGTATACTATTATTCGTTACTCAGGAGGGACTACTTCGCCAATGGTTTTATAGTGAACAAGAAGAAATTATTTAGAGATTGTAAAACACTAAAAACTATAGCTGACAATGCCCTAGTTACTCGGAAAATACCTGAACGCGTTAATCCACTTTTTAGAAAGTATTTAGAGGTCTTAGTTAAATATGGCAAGCCACTTACCAAAAAATATATAATTGCATCGGCAAAAGAAATTCAGAGAATAGCCTATGAAAAAGGATTAGCAGAGGGTTTTAGAAATCCAAATAGCACGGATATCCATCCCATACAAAATTTAAATTCCATCACCTCTTACGTAATTAAATATTGTACAAAAAAGCCGAAAGAGATTCCATTAAAAGACAATCAAGAAATAAAGTATAATGAGAGCCTTCGACGTGATTGTGTCTATACTTATGAGGTAATTAAGGATGACCTAACTGGTAAGTTGGAAAAGAAAGAAGTCGGTTTTGATATTTATAGACCAGTATTTGAAGAGCGAAAGGTGAACGGTAAATTATGGGGCTGTGCCGAAGTTTTGAAAGGTTCAAAAGTTAAAGACGATGAAGAAGTTGTAACAGCTGATGATGGTAAAAAGTATATTTTAAAGAAAGGTGAAACATTTCTCGAAAATAAGGATTCTGCTAAGGCTTTAGAAAGGAAGCCGTTTTATCAGTTAAAATATCTTACATCTATAGTTCGAGAAAGGGTGGTATACGCTCCAGAAAACAGGAACCAATCCCCTATTACCTCCGAGTGCCAAATAGTCTCACAAGCATTTCATGATTATTTAGAAGAAATAATTTCAAAAATAGGGTATGATATTATTAATAGACTAAGTAATAATGTAGGGCCATTTTTTGAGAAAATGCAAGGAAAAATAATACCCTTATTGATTGAAAAACTTGGTTTTAAATCCGAGAAATCAGGCCGAAACTCAATTGTTAAACATTCGGATATCCTCGAAAAATATAGTCCAGAATTATATGAAGAATATTTATTACATCACAACCACATATTTAATTGCATCTATGGAAAAGCAGCTTAA
- a CDS encoding type I restriction enzyme HsdR N-terminal domain-containing protein — protein sequence MNLIDILKDSNYNLAQFSQELRDRLEKAIDLKEVRGKQTPYIKCLVRDKDIKLTPEEAVRQLYLMVLIDEYDYPVSRIELEYGVTFGRETKRADIVIFDKDHVTSPYIIVEVKKPKLKDGKEQLKSYCNATGAPMGVWSNGGQISFYHRKDPNYFEPIPHIPKASEKLSDVLTERWYMADLVENDILIKERKSLKGIIEEMEDEVLANAGVDVFEEVFKLIFTKLFDEMESGRNDSRHLEFRNYGDTESELKEKIQKLFDKSRKKWEGVFTTDARIMLTPSHLSVCVSSLQGLKLFNSNLDVVDEAFEYLINKSSKGEKGQYFTPRYAIDMCVKMLNPQEHETMIDTASGSCGFPVHTIFKVWRDILKDEGKEESHLFTTEKKGGRYEDYVVNNIFAIDFDEKAVRVSRTLNLIAGDGQSNVLHLNTLDWERWDDKVKEDEDWQDVYFEGWKKLKKLRRGTDNREFNFDVLMANPPFAGDIKESRILAKYELGKKPNGKYQTKVGRDILFIERNLDFLKPGGRMAVVLPQGRFNNSSDKNIRDYIAEHCRILGVVGLHGNVFKPHTGTKTSVLLVQKWDDKLCPKVDDYPIFFATMQETSKDSGGEKIFVKKKDIAVDKRDEVITESTPSAVQDPAETYSKPDSYLDEYVLDSHGHLIVKHDLFNHDGLTQDGIAEAFLEFAKKEKLSFVGKL from the coding sequence ATGAACCTTATAGATATTTTAAAAGACTCTAATTACAATTTAGCTCAATTCAGCCAAGAGCTGAGAGATAGATTAGAGAAAGCCATTGACCTCAAAGAAGTAAGAGGGAAACAAACCCCTTATATCAAATGTCTCGTAAGAGATAAGGACATTAAATTAACGCCTGAAGAAGCGGTAAGACAATTATATCTGATGGTATTAATTGACGAATATGATTATCCTGTTTCAAGAATTGAGCTCGAATATGGAGTAACTTTTGGTAGAGAAACCAAGCGAGCTGATATAGTCATTTTTGACAAAGACCATGTTACCTCTCCATATATTATAGTAGAGGTTAAGAAACCAAAACTTAAAGACGGAAAGGAGCAGTTAAAATCTTATTGCAACGCTACAGGAGCACCAATGGGCGTATGGAGTAATGGCGGTCAAATCTCTTTCTACCATCGCAAAGACCCTAATTACTTTGAACCAATACCGCATATCCCGAAGGCTTCTGAGAAGTTATCTGACGTACTTACCGAAAGGTGGTATATGGCAGATTTAGTGGAAAATGATATTCTCATTAAGGAAAGAAAATCTTTAAAGGGAATTATTGAGGAAATGGAGGATGAAGTTCTAGCCAATGCAGGTGTAGATGTGTTTGAGGAAGTATTTAAACTCATTTTCACTAAGCTCTTTGACGAAATGGAGTCTGGCAGAAATGACAGCAGGCATTTAGAGTTTAGAAACTATGGCGATACTGAGAGTGAGTTAAAAGAGAAAATTCAAAAACTCTTTGATAAGTCAAGAAAAAAATGGGAAGGTGTATTCACTACGGATGCTCGAATTATGTTGACCCCTTCTCACTTATCAGTCTGTGTTTCTTCTTTACAAGGGTTGAAACTATTCAATTCCAATCTTGATGTAGTAGATGAAGCATTTGAATACTTGATTAATAAAAGTAGTAAAGGAGAAAAAGGACAATACTTCACCCCACGATACGCAATTGATATGTGTGTAAAAATGCTCAATCCTCAGGAGCATGAAACCATGATTGATACTGCTTCGGGTAGTTGTGGTTTCCCTGTACATACCATTTTCAAAGTATGGCGTGATATACTCAAAGATGAAGGCAAAGAAGAAAGTCATTTGTTTACAACTGAAAAGAAAGGTGGACGATATGAGGACTATGTAGTCAATAACATTTTCGCCATTGACTTTGACGAAAAGGCAGTTAGAGTTTCCAGAACATTGAATCTGATAGCTGGAGATGGACAGTCTAATGTACTGCATTTAAACACCTTGGATTGGGAACGTTGGGATGACAAAGTGAAAGAAGATGAGGACTGGCAAGATGTATATTTTGAAGGATGGAAAAAGCTTAAAAAACTCAGAAGAGGAACAGATAACAGAGAGTTTAACTTTGATGTATTGATGGCCAATCCTCCTTTTGCAGGAGACATCAAAGAAAGTAGAATACTTGCCAAATATGAGTTGGGTAAAAAGCCAAACGGAAAGTACCAAACCAAAGTAGGTCGTGACATACTTTTCATAGAGAGAAACTTGGATTTTTTAAAGCCAGGAGGACGAATGGCAGTAGTTCTACCACAAGGAAGGTTCAACAACAGTAGTGACAAAAACATCAGGGATTACATAGCTGAGCATTGTAGAATTTTGGGAGTTGTCGGTTTACATGGCAATGTATTCAAACCGCACACAGGGACTAAAACTTCGGTGCTATTGGTACAAAAATGGGATGACAAACTATGTCCTAAAGTAGATGATTACCCCATCTTCTTTGCCACCATGCAGGAAACGAGTAAAGATAGTGGTGGAGAAAAGATTTTTGTTAAGAAAAAAGATATTGCGGTGGATAAGCGGGATGAAGTAATAACAGAATCCACACCTTCAGCAGTACAAGATCCTGCAGAAACATACTCCAAACCAGACAGCTATTTAGATGAATATGTATTGGATTCACATGGTCACCTGATTGTCAAACATGACCTGTTTAACCATGATGGATTGACACAAGATGGCATAGCTGAGGCATTTTTAGAATTTGCAAAAAAAGAGAAACTGTCTTTCGTGGGAAAGCTCTAA
- a CDS encoding restriction endonuclease subunit S gives MDSIVHKNPKKLTQFVNVSDGNHLSISEHFNKEGIPYYRGGDIYNFYIEQTSNPLRIPEEVYNIGNMKRSHLSKGDVLISIVGAIIGNLSLVKTDSKATCSCKLAILRPKSIKPELLSVYLKSNFGQNQIQKFRRGTGQTGFILEDFDQILIPEFESDFSDSIESLISQSYSYHEQSANNYSSAEQLLLQEIGLEDFKPSKEPVNVKSFKESFGISGRLDAEYYQIKYEEVVSRVINQTHDILVNLVDISKSIEPGSAHYVEDGLPFVRVSDYSKFGLSKPDKYLSKAFIKDKKALIQKLKPKKGTILFSKDGSVGTAYYLREDKEFITSGAILHLKVKNTKTLIPEYLTLALNSKVVQMQAERDAGGSIILHWRVSEIENIVVPIIDIDKQKQIAELVEESFSLKKQSEHLLEVAKQAVEKAIEEDEKVALKWITEQTKMAVK, from the coding sequence TTGGATTCTATAGTTCATAAGAATCCTAAAAAACTCACTCAATTTGTTAATGTTTCAGATGGAAATCACTTATCAATAAGTGAGCATTTCAACAAGGAAGGCATCCCTTATTACCGAGGAGGCGATATATATAATTTTTACATTGAGCAGACATCCAATCCTTTAAGGATTCCTGAAGAGGTTTATAATATTGGCAACATGAAACGCTCTCATCTGTCCAAAGGAGACGTTCTTATTTCAATTGTTGGTGCAATAATTGGGAACTTGTCACTTGTTAAAACAGATTCAAAAGCGACTTGTAGCTGTAAACTTGCAATTCTAAGACCGAAATCAATTAAACCTGAACTATTATCGGTATATCTAAAATCAAATTTTGGACAGAATCAAATTCAAAAATTTCGTAGAGGCACAGGACAAACGGGGTTCATTTTGGAGGACTTTGATCAAATTTTAATCCCTGAGTTTGAATCTGATTTTAGTGATAGTATCGAGTCGTTAATATCTCAATCCTATTCATATCATGAGCAATCTGCAAACAATTACTCAAGTGCCGAACAACTCCTTCTACAAGAAATAGGCTTAGAAGATTTTAAGCCAAGCAAGGAGCCTGTAAATGTTAAATCCTTTAAAGAAAGTTTTGGTATTTCAGGTCGCTTGGATGCAGAGTATTATCAAATTAAATACGAAGAGGTAGTAAGTAGAGTAATAAACCAAACTCATGATATACTGGTAAATTTAGTTGATATAAGTAAGTCTATAGAACCTGGTTCAGCTCACTATGTAGAAGATGGATTACCATTTGTAAGAGTTTCCGATTACAGTAAGTTTGGTTTATCAAAGCCTGATAAATACCTCTCAAAAGCTTTCATCAAGGATAAAAAAGCTCTAATTCAAAAACTAAAACCAAAAAAAGGAACAATTCTATTCTCAAAAGATGGAAGTGTAGGTACGGCATATTATCTAAGGGAAGATAAAGAATTCATTACCTCAGGGGCAATTCTTCACTTAAAAGTTAAAAATACAAAAACACTCATACCAGAATACCTCACTCTTGCTTTAAATTCAAAGGTTGTCCAAATGCAAGCAGAAAGAGATGCTGGAGGTTCCATCATCTTACATTGGAGAGTTAGCGAAATTGAAAACATTGTTGTGCCGATCATTGATATTGACAAGCAAAAACAAATCGCTGAGTTAGTGGAGGAAAGCTTTTCACTTAAAAAGCAAAGTGAGCACCTTTTAGAGGTAGCCAAACAAGCTGTAGAAAAAGCGATAGAGGAGGATGAGAAAGTGGCTTTGAAATGGATTACTGAACAAACAAAAATGGCGGTTAAATAA
- a CDS encoding bacteriophage abortive infection AbiH family protein, translating to MNCGFHVKSTLYNRKWFDLHHGLKTSYWDFRTYLQNHNLELLEFIEEHTDLASNQKTIWANFEENLSRLNMKKVLSSYSDYLPSLEDDYDKRDFDSFPQIIKDRVSEILEGLEESFRQFIKSIQYSDKAHINAIKLDSKARFLQFNYTPTLENLYNVKHNQIEYIHNSVLLDDILVLGHGENPKTIIKDTWSPPSHLYGKDLDIWKMEDGMSDDYTYREGESNFHSYYIKTRKESQQIIGNKRLFFDALSGIDDIHVFGHSLSQVDLPYFKEIIKSISSNVTWTVSYYDKKDIVNFERTLNNLGVNSKQLTFIPLSELQLSKNQLFLF from the coding sequence ATAAACTGTGGCTTTCATGTCAAATCAACTTTATATAATCGGAAATGGTTCGACCTTCATCATGGTCTCAAAACCTCTTATTGGGACTTTAGAACCTATCTACAGAACCATAATTTAGAGTTATTGGAGTTTATTGAAGAGCATACAGATTTAGCTAGCAATCAAAAAACTATTTGGGCTAATTTCGAAGAAAACCTTTCTAGGTTAAATATGAAAAAGGTTTTGTCTAGTTACTCTGATTATCTACCCTCTCTAGAAGATGATTACGATAAAAGAGACTTTGATTCTTTTCCGCAAATCATTAAAGATAGGGTTAGTGAAATTCTTGAAGGGCTGGAAGAATCCTTTCGTCAATTTATTAAATCTATTCAATATTCAGACAAGGCTCATATCAATGCCATTAAACTTGATTCTAAAGCTAGATTTCTTCAGTTCAATTATACTCCAACTCTTGAGAATCTATATAATGTAAAACATAATCAAATAGAATACATTCACAATTCAGTATTATTAGATGATATTTTAGTTCTGGGTCATGGAGAAAACCCTAAAACTATAATTAAAGATACGTGGAGTCCTCCAAGTCATTTATACGGCAAAGATTTAGATATTTGGAAAATGGAGGATGGAATGAGCGATGACTATACTTATCGTGAAGGTGAGAGTAATTTTCATAGCTACTATATCAAGACTCGAAAGGAATCTCAACAAATTATTGGTAATAAAAGACTCTTTTTTGACGCTTTATCAGGTATTGATGATATACATGTCTTTGGTCATTCATTATCACAAGTAGACCTGCCATATTTTAAGGAAATAATAAAATCTATTTCTAGTAATGTTACTTGGACTGTGAGTTATTATGACAAAAAGGATATAGTTAATTTTGAGAGAACGCTTAACAACTTAGGGGTTAATAGCAAACAATTAACTTTTATTCCTTTATCAGAATTGCAATTATCCAAAAATCAGTTGTTTCTATTCTGA